In Pseudoalteromonas undina, the following are encoded in one genomic region:
- a CDS encoding TonB-dependent siderophore receptor — MIHLLSKKNSPVTHYTLVGLLFSAVSTQTLAHTSKDIERLTVIGEQANGYKVNSMSSATGLELSHLQTPQSTIAITSDFMADQQLDTAIEAITSVTGINAREADNGKFSISARGISVTSILYDGIATTYDTRFNYGDNLTDTAIYDRIEIVRGATGLMLGAGNPSAAINLIRKRPTANTQINLTASLGSWDNYRAMVDVSGSINNSESIRGRAVVAYQDRHSYQDRFSQTSQTLYGIIEADLSNSTLLTLAVDNQSTTPKGTMSGGLPIFYSDGSRTAYDRGASTAQDWASSRTDALNAFIRLEHYFNANWQLTANYVYGDNDLDYDVFWVKGEPDPINNTGMKPGSINYIDANRTQDTYEVELNGRFNWLGQSHQLLFGYNTQEQRFSTPYYASEQSDYIIGDFTDSSYSIAKPNWQSEAAYGSYGTTKQDALYVAAQLNITDALSLIVGSRLNQWQTNQDNFGRMHDYKISDELTNYFGATYELTQSWALYANYTDIFTPQSRVDKNGHYLSPIEGKNYELGIKASVLDERLDISLSGFKIYQDNVGEYTGDTIAETLQAIYKPIDGTLTQGYELEINGKLTDNWNAYFGYTHSKGEKPDNTVLNTTNPKDQFKLFTSYQLSGALDNLKVGGGYRWQSNSYDEVNNPVYGAVEVNQPSYGIASLMANYQMNEQLSVSLNIDNLFDKHYYSQIGFYNQYRHGKPRSFSLQLKYSL, encoded by the coding sequence ATGATACACCTACTCTCAAAGAAAAATTCTCCCGTAACTCATTACACTCTGGTTGGTCTTTTATTTTCAGCAGTTTCAACTCAAACGCTCGCCCACACTAGCAAAGATATCGAAAGGTTAACCGTTATTGGAGAGCAAGCGAACGGCTATAAAGTTAATTCCATGAGCTCTGCAACAGGTCTTGAGCTATCACATTTGCAAACACCGCAATCAACGATAGCGATAACAAGCGATTTTATGGCAGACCAACAACTAGACACCGCAATTGAAGCTATAACCAGTGTAACAGGCATAAATGCTCGAGAAGCAGATAATGGCAAGTTTTCTATTTCAGCCCGAGGTATTAGTGTCACCAGCATACTTTATGATGGCATAGCGACCACCTATGACACCCGCTTTAATTATGGAGATAACCTAACCGATACCGCAATTTATGATCGTATCGAAATAGTTAGAGGAGCAACGGGGCTAATGCTGGGCGCAGGTAACCCTTCGGCAGCAATTAATTTGATACGTAAACGTCCAACTGCAAACACTCAAATAAATCTTACTGCTTCATTAGGCTCATGGGACAACTACCGTGCGATGGTGGATGTGTCGGGAAGCATAAATAATAGTGAAAGTATAAGAGGACGGGCTGTTGTTGCTTATCAAGATAGACACTCATATCAAGATCGCTTCTCGCAAACCAGTCAAACATTGTATGGCATTATTGAGGCAGATCTTTCTAACAGTACTTTATTGACTCTTGCTGTTGATAATCAATCGACAACCCCTAAAGGAACAATGTCAGGTGGTTTGCCTATTTTTTATAGTGATGGCTCCCGCACTGCTTATGACAGAGGTGCTTCAACGGCTCAAGATTGGGCCTCTTCTCGAACCGATGCACTTAATGCGTTTATTCGTCTAGAGCATTACTTTAACGCTAACTGGCAGCTAACCGCTAATTATGTCTATGGTGATAACGACCTAGACTATGATGTGTTTTGGGTAAAAGGAGAGCCCGATCCTATAAACAACACTGGAATGAAACCCGGTTCTATAAACTATATTGATGCAAACAGAACGCAGGATACCTATGAGGTCGAACTCAATGGTAGGTTTAATTGGCTGGGCCAAAGTCACCAACTGCTATTTGGTTATAATACCCAAGAGCAACGGTTTTCGACCCCTTATTATGCTAGTGAACAAAGTGACTATATTATCGGCGATTTCACTGACTCTAGTTATAGTATTGCAAAACCAAATTGGCAGTCAGAAGCGGCTTACGGCTCTTATGGCACAACTAAACAAGATGCGCTTTATGTTGCTGCACAACTAAATATAACCGATGCCTTGTCTTTAATTGTTGGAAGCCGGTTAAATCAATGGCAAACCAATCAAGATAATTTTGGTCGCATGCATGATTATAAAATAAGTGATGAACTAACTAATTATTTTGGAGCAACTTATGAACTAACACAGAGTTGGGCTTTGTATGCTAATTACACTGATATTTTTACACCACAAAGTCGAGTTGATAAAAATGGACATTATTTAAGCCCTATTGAAGGTAAGAATTATGAACTTGGCATAAAAGCTTCTGTACTTGATGAACGTTTAGACATATCCCTTTCTGGATTTAAAATTTATCAAGATAATGTAGGCGAGTACACGGGAGATACCATTGCAGAAACACTTCAGGCCATCTACAAGCCCATTGACGGCACATTAACTCAGGGCTACGAGCTAGAAATCAACGGAAAATTAACCGACAACTGGAACGCTTATTTTGGCTATACCCATAGTAAAGGCGAAAAACCGGATAATACGGTATTAAATACCACCAACCCAAAAGATCAATTTAAACTTTTTACTAGCTATCAACTCTCAGGTGCATTAGACAATCTAAAAGTGGGTGGTGGCTATCGCTGGCAAAGCAATAGCTATGATGAAGTTAACAACCCTGTTTATGGTGCTGTTGAGGTAAACCAGCCTAGTTATGGTATTGCCAGCCTAATGGCGAATTATCAAATGAATGAGCAATTATCTGTTAGCCTAAATATCGATAACTTATTTGATAAGCATTATTACAGTCAAATTGGGTTCTATAACCAATATCGTCATGGCAAGCCAAGAAGCTTCTCTCTCCAACTTAAATATAGTCTCTAA
- the trkA gene encoding Trk system potassium transporter TrkA, with amino-acid sequence MKIIILGAGQVGGTLAENLVGEQNEITVVDIDGNRLRELQDKYDLQGVAGHGAHPDVLSRAGAEDADMIIAVTSSDEVNMVACQVAYSIFNTPTKIARIRSEQYLKYREKLFHNDDLPVDHYIAPEALVTKYIRRLIDYPGALQVLQFADGMLSLVAVKAYYGGLLVGYALSTLKQHIPNVETRVAAIYRQGKAIKPQGTTVIEADDEVFFIAATKHIRAVMNELQKLERSYKKIMIAGGGNIGAGLARSLERNHSVKLLERSKKRAEQLSEMLDNTVVFCGDASDQELLSEEHIEQVDVFIAVTNDDEVNIMSAMLAKRMGAQKTMVLIQRGAYVDLVQGGEIDIAISPQQATISALLTHVRRGDIVNVYSLRKGAAEAIEAVAHGDENTSKVVGRAIADIKLPAGTTIGAIVRNDDVLIAHDDTIILSGDHVIMFLIDKKHINVVEKLFQVSAIFL; translated from the coding sequence ATGAAAATAATCATACTCGGTGCTGGGCAAGTTGGCGGCACACTCGCAGAAAACTTAGTGGGTGAACAAAACGAAATAACCGTAGTTGATATCGACGGTAACCGCTTGCGTGAACTGCAAGATAAATACGATTTACAAGGTGTTGCAGGCCATGGCGCCCACCCTGACGTGTTGAGTCGCGCAGGAGCTGAAGATGCCGACATGATTATCGCCGTAACCAGCTCAGATGAAGTAAACATGGTGGCATGCCAAGTTGCTTACAGTATTTTTAATACGCCAACCAAAATTGCCCGCATTCGCTCTGAGCAATATTTAAAATACCGCGAAAAGCTCTTTCATAATGATGATTTACCTGTCGATCATTATATAGCCCCAGAAGCACTCGTAACTAAATATATTCGCCGTTTGATAGATTACCCTGGTGCATTACAGGTACTACAATTTGCCGACGGCATGCTCTCTTTAGTAGCTGTAAAAGCCTACTATGGCGGTTTATTGGTAGGCTATGCCCTATCTACACTTAAGCAACATATTCCTAATGTAGAAACCCGGGTAGCCGCTATTTACCGTCAAGGCAAGGCAATAAAACCGCAGGGTACCACCGTAATAGAAGCCGACGATGAAGTATTTTTTATTGCCGCCACCAAACATATTCGTGCGGTAATGAACGAGCTACAAAAACTGGAACGCTCGTACAAAAAAATTATGATAGCCGGTGGCGGTAATATTGGTGCAGGCCTAGCCCGTTCACTGGAAAGAAACCACAGCGTTAAATTATTAGAACGCAGTAAAAAGCGCGCAGAGCAACTCTCTGAAATGCTAGACAATACCGTGGTATTTTGTGGTGATGCGTCCGATCAAGAGCTGCTCTCAGAAGAACACATTGAACAAGTTGATGTTTTTATTGCCGTTACTAACGATGATGAAGTGAATATTATGTCGGCCATGCTCGCAAAACGCATGGGGGCACAAAAAACCATGGTGCTTATTCAACGAGGTGCTTACGTTGATTTAGTACAGGGCGGCGAAATAGATATTGCTATTTCACCACAACAAGCGACTATTTCTGCGTTACTTACGCACGTGCGCCGAGGCGACATTGTAAACGTGTATTCACTGCGTAAAGGGGCTGCAGAAGCCATAGAGGCAGTTGCCCATGGTGATGAAAACACATCTAAAGTAGTGGGTCGCGCGATTGCAGATATTAAATTGCCAGCAGGTACCACAATAGGTGCAATTGTACGTAATGACGATGTACTCATTGCCCACGACGACACGATAATTCTATCAGGCGATCATGTAATTATGTTCTTAATTGATAAAAAGCACATTAACGTGGTTGAAAAGTTATTCCAAGTTAGCGCAATCTTTTTATAA
- the rsmB gene encoding 16S rRNA (cytosine(967)-C(5))-methyltransferase RsmB yields MSNVSNVRALAAETLYNVVDKGASLNQELPFASQGLSPKDKALLQQICYGVLRYLPSLENYCQHLVEQPLKGKRRIFQFLLYVGIYQLQHMRVPPHAAISETVNALQQLRALGLKGLINAILRSFQRQQVELEEKAKQIPVCLYNHPNWFIKQVKEAYPDHWEDILEANQQQAPMWLRVNQSQFSTQEYSEMLTANDIEHTLNPDFIDGIKLSKPRDVFSLPEFDTGACSVQDAAAQLAARYLDPQNGDAILDACAAPGGKTCHILELADADVLALDSDATRLERVKQNLERIGLGADLQCGDASQPHTWWDEEQFDRILLDVPCSATGVIRRHPDIKWLRRASDINDLSTLQGDILDSIWPLLKPGGTLVYATCSVLPQENQQQVAKFLANNDDVEHIPLHSEDTKTTPGLQLLPGESDGFYYAKLVKKA; encoded by the coding sequence ATGAGTAATGTAAGCAATGTCAGAGCGCTAGCCGCTGAAACTTTATATAACGTGGTTGATAAAGGCGCATCGCTTAATCAAGAGCTTCCTTTCGCTAGCCAAGGCCTATCACCTAAAGATAAAGCCTTACTGCAGCAAATTTGCTACGGAGTATTACGTTACTTACCTAGCCTAGAAAATTATTGCCAGCATCTAGTCGAGCAACCGCTTAAAGGCAAACGTCGTATTTTCCAGTTTTTATTGTATGTGGGCATTTACCAACTACAACACATGCGTGTACCGCCGCATGCAGCAATTAGCGAAACGGTTAATGCGTTACAACAATTGCGTGCTCTTGGCTTAAAAGGACTTATTAACGCCATTTTACGAAGCTTTCAACGTCAGCAAGTTGAACTTGAAGAAAAAGCCAAACAAATTCCGGTATGTTTATACAACCATCCAAACTGGTTTATAAAGCAAGTAAAAGAAGCCTATCCAGATCACTGGGAAGACATTCTAGAAGCAAACCAACAGCAAGCGCCAATGTGGCTGCGAGTGAATCAATCTCAGTTTAGCACCCAAGAATATAGCGAAATGCTAACCGCTAACGATATTGAACATACTCTAAACCCTGATTTTATTGATGGCATTAAACTAAGCAAACCACGCGATGTGTTTTCACTTCCTGAGTTTGATACCGGTGCTTGTTCAGTACAAGATGCGGCAGCGCAGCTTGCAGCTCGCTACCTAGACCCACAAAATGGTGATGCAATACTTGATGCCTGTGCAGCGCCTGGTGGTAAAACCTGCCATATTTTAGAGCTTGCCGATGCAGATGTACTCGCGCTTGATAGCGATGCCACACGATTAGAACGTGTTAAACAAAACTTAGAACGAATTGGTTTGGGCGCCGACTTACAATGTGGTGATGCATCGCAACCTCACACTTGGTGGGACGAAGAGCAGTTTGATCGTATTTTGTTAGATGTACCCTGCTCTGCAACGGGCGTAATTCGTCGTCATCCAGATATAAAATGGCTACGTCGCGCATCCGACATTAACGACTTATCGACCCTACAAGGCGATATACTCGATAGCATTTGGCCATTGTTAAAACCAGGCGGCACATTAGTGTATGCAACTTGCTCGGTACTTCCTCAAGAAAACCAACAACAAGTTGCTAAGTTTTTAGCTAATAACGACGATGTGGAGCATATTCCTCTGCACAGCGAAGACACAAAAACCACACCAGGCTTACAGCTGTTACCAGGTGAAAGTGACGGTTTTTACTACGCTAAATTAGTTAAAAAAGCCTAG
- the fmt gene encoding methionyl-tRNA formyltransferase — MTQPLRIIFAGTPDFAARHLQALINSEHQIVGVYSQPDRPAGRGKKLKASEVKALALEHDLPVFQPQSLKTDEALEELNSLNADIMIVVAYGLILPKAILDAPRLGCLNVHGSILPRWRGAAPIQRAIWAGDQQTGVTIMQMDEGLDTGDMLHISRCPIDNTETSASLYTKLAELGPDALIDTINRLANGEITPEPQNDTDANYAKKLSKDEANIDWSMDAEQIERNIRAFNPWPVCFTQMSGNTVKIYQANVVEQSGAAGTVLASDKNGIVVACGKHALSIGELQPQGKKPMAINDFLNGRSDWVTPGTVLGENNE; from the coding sequence GTGACACAACCATTACGCATTATATTTGCCGGTACGCCGGACTTTGCTGCACGCCATCTGCAAGCACTCATCAATAGTGAACACCAAATTGTGGGCGTTTACAGTCAACCAGATCGTCCAGCGGGTCGCGGAAAAAAACTAAAAGCCAGTGAAGTAAAAGCGCTTGCACTAGAACATGACCTCCCTGTTTTTCAGCCGCAATCTCTCAAAACAGATGAAGCACTTGAGGAATTAAACAGCCTCAATGCCGATATTATGATTGTGGTTGCCTACGGTTTAATTTTACCTAAAGCCATTTTAGATGCCCCGCGTTTAGGGTGTTTAAATGTGCATGGTTCTATTTTACCTCGCTGGCGTGGTGCCGCACCTATTCAACGTGCTATTTGGGCAGGCGATCAGCAAACTGGTGTAACGATAATGCAAATGGATGAAGGGCTAGATACCGGCGATATGCTGCATATTAGCCGCTGCCCTATTGATAATACTGAAACCAGTGCCAGCTTATACACTAAGCTTGCTGAACTCGGGCCTGATGCATTAATCGATACCATAAATCGTTTAGCCAACGGGGAAATAACGCCTGAACCACAAAACGATACCGATGCCAATTACGCTAAAAAACTCTCAAAAGACGAAGCTAACATTGATTGGTCTATGGATGCCGAGCAAATCGAGCGCAACATTCGTGCCTTTAACCCATGGCCAGTATGCTTTACCCAAATGAGTGGTAATACGGTAAAAATATACCAAGCAAATGTGGTTGAACAATCAGGCGCAGCTGGCACTGTCTTAGCAAGTGATAAAAACGGTATCGTTGTGGCTTGTGGTAAACACGCTTTATCTATTGGCGAATTACAACCACAAGGCAAAAAGCCAATGGCAATTAATGATTTTTTAAACGGTCGTAGCGATTGGGTCACACCCGGCACTGTATTAGGCGAAAATAATGAGTAA